The Humulus lupulus chromosome 3, drHumLupu1.1, whole genome shotgun sequence genome window below encodes:
- the LOC133825446 gene encoding protein FAR-RED IMPAIRED RESPONSE 1-like — MDKSLKANQSSINSNNSQVEKHAEKSNEGFDHQQAHIEEDDNDCKDAIDINVNNKVVEPSIGMMFNSIDELLEYYRKYGNQLGFEVSIRSSTKGDDGELKYVSMACTCNGKQTHNSSNALKLYPSTKTDCKAKIRAKICSVEMGGHDKIPFLEKDCRSLIAKLRRLRLGGGDVVAPQKYFMKMQSDNENFFYMINLDKKIRIKTIFGADARSKAAYEEFGDVVSFDITYLTNKYDMPFSAFVGVNHHGQSTLLGSALLSNEDTETFIWLFESGLHKITEKLKGYTQYKSIKSSLSKFVYESLTKNEFEDKWIEFIKLYELHANEWLLGLYNERKKWVPTFVKDTFWAGMSTTQCNKSMNAFFDGYVNSKTTLKQFVEQYENALRDKVENKNHENFNSFNSRISCITMYAMEKQYLDANTTAKFKEIRQEFKGKHYCEISSYKDINETTFKFVVDEDVLSGEHNRRVSFMVLNIPTLRDNIVQPPHCEPISASLNQETNFK, encoded by the exons ATGGATAAATCTTTGAAAGCAAACCAATCATCAATAAACTCAAATAATAGCCAAGTAGAAAAACATGCTGAAAAGTCTAATGAAGGCTTTGATCATCAACAAGCACACATTGAGGAAGATGACAATGATTGCAAG GATGCTATTGATATCAATGTGAATAATAAAGTTGTTGAGCCAAGTATAGGAATGATGTTTAATTCAATTGATGAATTATTAGAATATTATAGAAAGTATGGAAATCAATTGGGATTTGAAGTAAGTATAAGAAGTTCGACCAAGGGAGATGATGGAGAACTAAAATATGTTTCAATGGCATGCACTTGTAATGGAAAGCAAACACACAATAGTAGTAATGCTTTGAAGTTGTATCCATCAACAAAGACAGATTGTAAAGCTAAAATTAGAGCAAAAATATGTAGTG TTGAAATGGGAGGTCATGACAAGATTCCTTTTTTGGAGAAAGATTGTAGAAGTTTAATTGCAAAATTAAGACGTCTACGACTTGGAGGAGGAGATGTTGTTGCACCTCAAAAGTATTTCATGAAAATGCAAAGTGATAATGAAAACTTCTTTTACATGATTAATTTAGATAAGAAGATTCGAATAAAAACTATATTTGGGGCAGATGCAAGAAGTAAGGCTGCATATGAGGAGTTTGGTGATGTTGTGAGTTTTGACATTACTTACCTAACTAATAAATATGACATGCCATTTTCTGCATTTGTAGGGGTGAATCATCATGGACAATCCACATTATTAGGAAGCGCATTACTATCAAACGAAGATACTGAGACATTTATTTGGCTATTTGAGTCTGGCTTGCAT AAGATTACAGAGAAACTAAAAGGTTATACTCAGTATAAGTCTATTAAGTCTTCCTTATCAAAATTTGTTTATGAGTCATTGACAAAAAATGAATTTGAAGATAAATGGATTGAATTCATTAAGCTTTATGAACTGCATGCTAATGAGTGGCTATTAGGTCTTTATAATGAGAGAAAAAAATGGGTGCCAACTTTTGTGAAGGATACTTTTTGGGCTGGAATGTCTACAACACAATGCAATAAAAGCATGAATGCATTCTTTGATGGGTATGTGAATTCAAAAACTACTTTGAAGCAGTTTGTAGAACAATATGAGAATGCTTTGCGAGATAAGGTTGAAAATAAAAATCATGaaaattttaattctttcaactcacgAATATCTTGTATCACTATGTATGCAATGGAGAAACAATATCTAGATGCAAATACAACTGCAAAGTTCAAAGAGATTCGACAAGAGTTCAAGGGTAAACATTATTGTGAAATATCTTCGTATAAAGATATCAACGAAACTACTTTTAAATTTGTTGTAGATGAAGATGTTTTATCTGGAGAGCATAATCGACGTGTATCTTTCATG GTTCTTAATATTCCTACATTGAGAGACAATATTGTGCAGCCTCCACATTGTGAACCTATAAGCGCAAGTCTTAATCAAGAAACA AACTTTAAGTGA